The following is a genomic window from Chitinophaga caseinilytica.
CATATCACCAGTGCCGATACGGGACAGCGTTTCGCCAGCCCATTCATCCGCTTTTTCCCCCGCAGCGTTGTATTGCCGCCCCGCGAAGCGCAGGTGGTAAAACTGCAATTGTACAACACCAGCGAACTGGACAACGGCGAATACCGTTCTCATCTCTATTTACGCGCAGAGCCCAACCAGCCCGCCCTCGGTGAGCCGGAAGACCCGCCGGCCGATCCGGAAGGGATTTCCATCAAACTGACGCCGGTATTCGGTATTTCCATCCCCGTCATCGTCCGGAACGGCGACCAGCACGCGGATGTATCTATCGACAGCCTGGGTGTGATCGGGAAGGGCGACACCGCGAAACTGAAAGTCACGTTCAAAAGAAGCGGGAACATTTCCGTGTATGGCGACATCCGGGTGGAACATATCAGTCCTGACGGGAAGCGCAGCAGCGCCGGCCTCGTGAAAGGCGTGGCGGTGTATACGCCGAACGAGCGGCGGAGCATCCTGTTGCCGCTCAAAAAAGGGCCCGATTATACGAAAGGCCGGTTGGAGATAAGTTATGGACCGGAAGAAACCACGGATCCGCCGCTGGCGCGGGCGGCGCTTCCCCTGCGATAGTATCAACGGCTGTGCGGCACGCCTGCCGGCAATTAACTCCATGGAATGAAAACCGTTTACAATACAGTAATTTTAGCGATCGTATTTATGGCCGGAATGGCCTGGCCGCGTATTGCCCAGGCGCAAACCACCAGCTGGAAAGGAACGGTCAGCACCAGCTGGTCGAACGCCGCGAACTGGACGAACGGCGTGCCCAGCGCCACTGTAGATGCAGTGATCGGGGATGCGAGCTTCACCGGCCTGTGGGACCCATACATCAGTGCGAGCGCCGCCACGAAAAACCTCACGATCGGCGCCACGAACGTACCGCTCCTGACGATCGCCAAAGCATTGACGGTAAACGGAAACCTGACGATCAATTCAGGCGGATCGGTGTCGCACCGCGGCGTTACGCTTACGGTAAAAGGCAACTGGACGAACGGGGGATCGTATACGGGAACATCCACGTCTTCCCGCGTCAATTTCGCCGGAACGGCGCAAACCATCAGCGCCACGGTTACCCCTACTTTCCGGAGACTGAGTATCAACGCGGGCAGCACGGTCACCCTGCAGTCGAACATCGCGGTGAATGTTGCCTTGACGGTCAGCGGGACTTTCACGCCCGTGGAGGCCACGCCCCCGGTGGTGTCTGGTAGCGGCACGCTGACGGTAGACGCTACCGGCATCCTGAATGTTACCGCGGCCACATATGCGGGGAATTATGCGAATACCGGCACCACTACCCTGGCTGCAGGTTCGGTAGTTGCCTACAGCGCCACCACGCGCGCGCAGACCGTCAGGAATAACCTTACCTACTCTACATTACGGATCAGCGGTGCATCCACCGTCAAAACGCTGGCGGGCAACCTCAATACGCTGAACGCCACCACTTCGGCGGCGGGGCGCATCGAGGTGCAATCGGGTACGCTGGACCTGTCCACTTTTACCGCCAACCGCGGAACGACCGTAGCCGGTGGAAGCCTGCTGGTGTTCAACGGCGCGACGTTCCGGCTATCGGGAACATCGAATTATCCTACGGGTTTCGCGGCGAACGATCTGCGGATTACGAGCACCGTGGAATATTACGGCGGCGCGCAAACCGTGTCGGCCCAAACGTATGGCAACCTATCGTTGACGGGCAATTCCGGCGCGGCGGTCAAAACGATGCCGGGCACGGCTTTCACGGTGGAGGGGAGTCTCAGCAGCACACAGGGCACGGCCACTTCGGTGAGTTTTACCGCAGCATCGGCCATTACGGTGAATGGAAGCGTGAGTATCGGAACGGGTACCACTTTTAATGGCGGGAGTTTCACCCATAATTTTTCCGGGAATTTAACCGTAACCGGTGTGCTGACGGGCGGCACCAGTACCATCCGGATGGCAGGTGCAGGCAGTGTGATCGGCGGAGCTGGCACGCATAATTATTTCAACCTCACCATCGCGGCAACGGGCATTACTGCCGGGGCCGAGGCGGCGGTGAATGTTTCGGGGGATTTGACGAGCGTGGAGCCAGGCGCGTTCACGCATGCTACCGGCGGCACTTTCACCATGTCGGGCACCGGCAAATCGATCATAGGTGCCAACTTTATTTTCGACAATCTTGCGGTGACGGGCTCCGTCAGCAGCGCCGCCACCATAGAAGTGAGAAGCAATTTGACGGTGAACGGGACGTTCACGGGAACGGGCGGGAACGTCATCATGTCGGGCGCGTCGAAATCCATCGCGGGAACGGGCACCATCGTATTCGGGAGCCTTTCTCCATCGGGTACCATTTCCACCGCTATCTCCTTTACCGTCAACACCGCGCTGGACGTGAGCGGAACATTTACGGCCACGGCAGGAACGGTCACTTTCGCGGCCACGAGCAGTTTGCGCGGCACGGCGAATCTTTTCAACGCCACGGTAAACGGCACATCTTTCACCATGAACTCCAACGCGGTGCTAGGCGTGGCCGGCGCTTACACGGTAACGGCGGGAACGGTGGACGTGACGACCAACATCCCCAATACCGTAATTTATAACGGCACAGGCGCACAGAATGTACGGGCCGGCACGTACCATCACCTGACGCTCGGCGGCGGAGGAACGAAGACGGCGCTTGGCGCCACCACCGCCAACGGGAACCTCAGCATCCTCGCCGGCAGCACTTTCAGCAGCGGCACCAATACGCACACGGTTTTCGGGAACTGGTCGAACCTCGGGACTTTCACCGCCGGCAGCGGCACCGTTTCCCTGAACGGGACGCAGCCCGCAGATGTGAGCGGCAACAATACGTTCAACATCCTCACCGTCAACAAAGCCGCGGCCACCACGGCCGTCAACCTCCTGAGCAACACCACCGTGGCAACGCTGAACATGACCAGCGGCTGGATGAATACCGGCGCCAACACGGTCACGATCACCACAACCCGCAACAATTCCGGTATCATCCTCGGCTCCATCAAGCGGCAACATAGTTTCACGATCGGAACGGCCTACGCCTTCGAAAGCCCGAACAACCTCATCACCCTGACCGGCCTCAATTCCCTTTCGTCTATCACCGTAACCGTCCGCCGCACCACGGTATCCGACTTCCCCGCCGGTGCGAGCATCAACCGGGAATACACCGTCACTTCCGAAGGGCTGCTCAATGTTTCGCTGGTGACCATGCGGCTGCATTACGAAGACGATGAGCTGAATGGCAACCCCGAAGCGGGGCTGGGCCTCTGGCGGAATACCGCCGGCACCTGGGCGGCATTGGGAAAAAGCAGCAACAGCACCACGAGCAATTACGTGGAACAGACCAGCCTGCTGACGCTGAACGGCCGTTACACGCTTTCCGGCTCTGTGAACATCGCCCGGTGGAACGGAAAGATCAGCAGCGATTGGCATACAGCGGGCAACTGGTCGGTGGTGCAAGGCTCGCCGACATTGCCGCCCGGCCCGAACGATATCGCGGTAGTGGGCGACACCAATTTCGTGAACCAGCCGGTGATTTCGGCGGCGGTAAACGTACAGGGGCTTTACTTCGGCAGCATAAAAGCGGCTACCATCAATATGACGGGCGGATCCTTGACCACCAGCGGCAACATCGCCGGCGTCTGGACGCTCAACGCGATTCACACCATCAATGCGGGGAACCAGAACGTAACCGTGAACGGCGATCTTCAGCTGTCTGACGGTACGGCCGGGCATTCCATCAACATGAATATCGGCAACGGCAACCTGGCAGTGACGGGCGGCGTTACGCAGGCCGGCGATGCGGCGGTGAATGTTACCGGAAGCGCCAATTTCTCGATCGGGGGAAGTTACACGTATACCGGCGGAACGTTTACGGCGGGAAGCGGAACGACCACTTACAACGGCGCAGCCACGCAGACGGTGGCGGGATTGAATTACAACCATCTCACGATACAGAAGCCTGCGGGCACGGCGTTGCTCGCGGCACCGGCCACACTTGCCGGCGACCTGGCGGTCAATTCCGGGGAGTTCAATTTGAACGGGTCCAACATTACGGCGCAAAACGTAACGATCGCCACGGGCGCCACTGTACAGGGAAGCACCGCCACCATCACGGCTTCCGGCAACTGGAGCAACGCCGGGACGTTTGTGCCCGGCTCGGGAACGGTAGTGCTCACCGGCGCCAATCCGCAAGATATTTCGGCGACGGCCTTCAACAATCTTACCGTCAATAAATCTTCCGGCGTTGCGACGTTGGCGGGAAATATCAGCCTGGGCGGAAATCTTTCCATAACGAGCGGCGGGCTCGCGCTCGGAACGTTCACCGCCAACCGGACCGCCGCAGGCGGGTCGATGACCATGGCCAGCGGTACCACGCTGAATGCCGGCGGTGCGAATAATTTCCCGTCCGGATTTTCTACTTACGCGCTGAATGCCGCGAGCTCCGTAATGTACGATGGAGCCGTGGCGCAAAGCGTGGCGGGGAACATCACATACGGGAACCTGCTGTTCAGCAATGGGGGCGGCGCGGCCAAGACGTTGCTGAATACCATTTCCGTGGGCGGGAACCTGACTATCAACAGCGGGGCCACCCTGGCCGGGAGTATATATACCATCAACCTTTCCGGGAACTGGATCAACGGCGGCACCTTAACACCCGGTACCAGCACGCTGACCCTGAACGGCGCCGGCAAAACCATTTCGGGGAGCAATGTTTTCAACCGCGTAACCGTGTACGGCAGTTATACCGTGGCGGGAGGTGATATCACCTATAACGGATTGCTTAACATCACTGCCACCGGCTCCTACGACGCCGGCGGCGGAACGGCCATCGTGAACGGAGACCTCACCAACAGCGGATCGCTCGTCAGCAACGGTACCACCACGTTCTCCGGCACCCAATTGCAAACGATCCGGTTCATCAATGCCGTTACTTCCAGTTCCACGGGTATCATCAATTTTAACGGCAACGTAGCGCCGGTCCTCAATTCCACCAGCCGGCCCTCCTACGCAACGCTCAATATCAACAACACGGCCGGCGTGACTGCGAGCGTGGGGTGGGACGTATTCGTCGCCTTCAACATTTCCAGCGGCGCCACCTGGAATTCGGGCGGCGGCACGCACAACATTTACGGCAGCTTTACCAACAATGGCACCGTGACCAGCGGCGGCACCATCAATTTCCTGCCTGCCGTGCCGCGTACCATTCAATTATCCGGCACCGGGTTCTCCAGCACCGGCACCGTGGTTTTCGGCGGTACGGGCGCTACCAGCGTAACCGGATCGCCCACATCGATGAACAACGTCGTTATCTCGAATTCCGGCGGCGTAACGCCGTCTGCCAATTGGGGCATGACGGGCAGCTTCCTCATCGCCAACGGCGCCATATTCAATGCGGGCACCTATACCTTCACTGTGGGCGAAGACCTCGAAAGCAACGGCACCCTCAACGGCGGAACGTCCACCTTCAACCTGACTTCCATCTCCGGACAAGGCAATTTGTCCGGTTCGCACGGCACCACTTTTTACGACCTCGTCATCACCGGCACCATTTCGGCCGAATCGGACTACAACGTCAGCCATAACTTTACCAATAACGGCACCTACGACGGTGAGCCCGGTACGCTGACCATGACCGGCCCCCTCACGGGTACCATCACCAGCGCTTCCCTCGCGTCTTTCGACCTGGCTTATTTCACGATCCTGAAAGACCCCGGCGGCATCGTCACCCTCGGCAAACCGTTGACGGGCGTTGTGGCGATGGATGTGTCGCAAGGGATTTTCGACATCGGCGCCAATACCATTACGGAAAACGCGGGATTGATGACGCTGGAAGACGGCGGCCGCCTCATTATCCGCGGCACCAACTCGCTGCCGGCGTTTACGGATTACAGCGTAGACACGCTCAGTACCGTGGAGTACGCGGGCAGTACACAGGCGTTATCTTCCGCCACCGAATACGGCAACCTCGTGATTTCCGCTGCCGGTAACAAAACTGCTTCCGCCGTCCTCCATATCATGAACGATTTTACGCTGACGGCCGGCACCTTCATTCCCGGGGCATTCGCAGATACTATCGCCGGCAACTGGACCATGTCGGGAGGAACGTTCACCAATACCGGGTCTACCATGGTTTTTGCCGGCACCGGAACGCAACAGGTGTCTACCATCGCGCCATTCAATCATTTCACGGTGAATAAAGCGGCCGGGTTCGTGCAATTGGCGACCGACGTCACGGTGAACGGAACGCTGAATTTCCTGGCCAGGAACATCCGGACGGGAGACATGACCGTTATTATGCCCACGGGCAGCAACGTTACCGGCGCCGCCCAGGCCACGGGATGGGTTTTCGGTAATCTGCGGAAACCGGTACCCACCGGCACCGGCGTAGCGCGCACGTTCGAAGTGGGCGACAGTCTCCGTTACGCCCCCGCAACGCTCACTTTCGCCAGCGTGGGAACCGCAGGAACGGTAACCGCCAAAACGGTGGGCGCAGACCTGCCGGATCTGAACCTGTCCGGCATGGACGCAGCGAAGAGCGTGAACCGGTATTGGGTTTATACGAACGCAGGCACCGTGTTCACATCGGTAGCCGCTACCCTGAACTGGAACGCCGCCGATGTGGATGCGGGCGTGAATGCAGCGAACCTGCGGGTAGCGAACGTGGCCGGCGCAACACGTACCTTACCCGTGGTTAACTCGGCCACCACCACGTCTATCGCCGTGTCTGGAATCGGCGCTTTGGGAACGATGGCCGTGGCGGAACTGATCGCCAGCATCAACTGGTCGGGCGATCTCAGCACCAACTGGTACACCACCGGCAACTGGACGGGCGGAGTTGTGCCCTTGCAAACGAGCAATGTCGTAATCCCCACCGGCAGGCCCAATTATCCGAACGTTACCACCGGCACCGCCACCGCGAACGATCTGTCCATTCAAACCGGCGCGTCCGTGACCGTGAGCACCGGGCTGCTGCGGATCAGCGGCGCGATCACTTCTTCAGGAACATTCACCGTGAACGACGGCAGCATCGAGTTGAACGGGGCAGCGGCGCAATCCATCCCGGCAGGCATATTCGCCGGCAACGAAATCCGGAACCTGACGGTCAATAATGCCGCGGGCGTTTCCCTCGGCGGGACGCTCCTCGTCAACGGTATCTTGAAAATCACGACCGGGCAACTTTCGGCCGGCAGCTTCCTCACGCTCGGTTCCACCGCGGCCAGAACGGCGCTCATCGACGGTTCGGGCGGCGGACAGGTGAACGGCACCGTTACCATGCTCCGGTATGTGCCCACCGGCTTCGGGTACAAATATCTCGCATCGCCCTTCCAGGCTGCTACCGTCAATGAACTGGCCGACGAAGTGAACCTTGCTTCCACGTTCCCCTTGCTGTACCGGTACGATGAGAACAAAACTTCTTCCGGCTGGACGGCCTATACCACAGCAGCATCGCCCCTGGTGCCGATGCGCGGGTATACCGCCAATCTCGGAACGTCGGCCTCGCCCGTTACGATCGATGTGGCGGGAACGGTGAACAACGGGGCAGTGAGCCTCGCGCTGCAGAACAATAACCAGCCTTATACCAAAGGGTTCCAGCTCGCTGGTAATCCCTACCCCTCGCCTATCGACTGGAATGCGGCGGCAGGGTGGACCAAAACCAATATCGACGATGCGGTGTATTATTTCAATGCCAGCGCCACCGATCAATACGGCGGAACGTATAGTTCGTTCATCAACGGGATTTCCAGCGATGGGGTGGCGAACAATGTGATCCCCGCCATGCAGGGCTTCTTCGTGCACGTCAGCGACGGAACTTATCCGGTGATTGGGACGTTGGGCACCACCAACGCGGTGAGGATCAATAACCTGACGCCCGTTTTCCATCGGAAATACCCGAAAAACGCACCGTTGCTGCGGCTGTCGGCCGGCTTTGCCGACGAAGGGCAGCCGTCTGACCCAGCCGTCCTGTATTTCGATACGGCCGGCGTTCGCGGGTTCGACAAAGAACAGGATGCGCTCAAGATTTACAATACCGACAAGCGTGTGCCCAACCTGTTCGTGCAGATGGCAGACAAGCGGGAAGTTTCCGTGAAATCCTGGCCCGTGTTCATCGACACGGCAGACGTGATCGCGCTGCGGCTCGTTACCGAGCGAAGCGGTATGATCACTTTCCGCGTCGACAACCTGGAGCGGATGCCGGCCGGCAGGAACATCTATCTCTACGATTCGGCCATGAAACGAAGTCTGCAGTTGGTACCCGGCACGCAGTACCGGCTCGATCTGCCTTCGGGCGACCATAAAGAACGTTTTTACCTGGTGTTCGCGCCGCGAGGTGCCGTGGGGACGAGCGAGCCGGAAGGCGCATATTATGCTTATGTTTCCGGCGGACAGCTGTTCGGATATTTCTCCCATGCACCGGGAGACCGTTGTACCGTTACCGTTACGAACATGCTGGGCCAGGAGCTTTACCGGAAAGAGCTTTCCGGCGCAGGCCGCCACGCGTTGGGCAGCGGGTACAGCGGCGGGATGTACGTCGTCAGTTTCAGGACCAGCGAAAAAACGGAGAACAGAAAAGTAATGATCAATAAATGACCGGCATGAAAAGGGCAATCGGCAACATACGGCAATTGTTTACCGCGATCGTGATCATGGTGGCCCAACTGGCCATGATGGCGGATGCGCGGGCACAGGAGCCGCCGCCCCGGCCCATTTCCGTGCATGTAGACCCCGGGCAGGGGCTCATCTTCGGCGCGTTCTTCCTCGGTACGAGCGGCGGAACGGTCACCATCAACCCAGACGGGTCGCGGGTGATCATGGGCAGTATCGTGGGCGCTAACCTGGGATACCCGTTTTCCCCGGCCATTTTCGAAGTGCTGGCGAACCAGGGAACGCTCATCCAGGTGATGCGCGGGCCAGACGCCATTCTCACGGGCAGTAACGGTGGTACCATGACGATGCGGATCGGCACGCTCAGTACCGGCGATCAATTCATCACAACGGCGCAGCCGCCAACGAGGAACCTCGTGCGGGTAGGCGGCATCCTCACCGTGGGCAGCCCGTCGGCCAACCCGGTAGGCGCCTACAGCGGAACGTTTCAATTAACCTTTATCCAGGAATGACCGGATGCCTTCATATCGTTTTGCTGCTGAGGGCGCTCCGGTGCCTGGGGCTCCTGCTTCCGATATGGCTCGCATCGCCGGCCGTGGCAAGGGATAAGGGGAAAGACGACCCTCCCGTGCTGTACGAAACGTCCGTTTACCTCGTGGTACAGGGGATCGGGGGGATAGAAGTGCCGGCACTGGTGAACGAAGACACCGCCTACCTTTCCGTTGCCGACGTATTCGATTTTCTCAAGGTCAAACACAGTTATTCTTCGATGAGGGATTCGCTGATGGGATATTTCGTTGCAGAAAACAATCCTTACATTATCGATATGACCGGCCAGCGGATCCACTACCAGGACAAACATTTCCTCCTGCATCAATACGACGTGATCCGCTCCGAAACCGGTTTTTATTTAAGGCTGGAGTTTTTCGGTTCCGTGTTCGGCCTTCCCTCGAAATTCAATTTCCGTAACCTTTCCGTTCACATGAACGCCACAGTGGAGCTGCCGGCCGTCAGGGAGCTGAAGCGCCAACAAATGCGCGAAAACATGCGGCAGTTGCGGGGCGAGCTGAAAGCGGATACGGTCATCAAACGGTCGTGGCCCCTGTTCCGGTTCGGAATGGCCGACTGGTCGGTCATCACCAACCAGCGAGACCCCGGCGGCAACGACACCTGGCTGAACCTCCGCGCAGGAGCAACGGTCGCCGGCGGTGAAGCCACCGTTTCGCTCAATTACAATAACTACGCAAAGCAACAGGGCGACGATTTCAAGAACAGCAACATCATCAAGCCCTTCGACCACCGGCAACAATATTACCGCTGGCGATACGTAGACAACGACCAGCGCGCCCTGCGGCAGGTGGTGCTGGGCAAAATTTTCATTCCCACCATTTCCTCGC
Proteins encoded in this region:
- a CDS encoding DUF4402 domain-containing protein — its product is MKRAIGNIRQLFTAIVIMVAQLAMMADARAQEPPPRPISVHVDPGQGLIFGAFFLGTSGGTVTINPDGSRVIMGSIVGANLGYPFSPAIFEVLANQGTLIQVMRGPDAILTGSNGGTMTMRIGTLSTGDQFITTAQPPTRNLVRVGGILTVGSPSANPVGAYSGTFQLTFIQE